CCCCCACTGGGACGCTTACAGTGGCTCCCTCTCCTACCACGTGGAGCGCTTCATGTCTCTGCGCCCCATCTACTGCGCCGTGAGTTAGCCTACTCCCTGACCTTTTTTCAGCATCAGCAATCACCTcaggaaccccccccccacacacacacacacacacaattctaaccctttctttctccccctccttctcccACCACAGTCCCACCAGAGCAGCCGCATGATCATCTTTGAGAAGGAGAACTTCATGGGCCGCAGTGTGGAGATCTGTGACGACTACCCCTCTCTGCAGGCCATGGGCTGGATGATGCCTGAAGTTGGCTCCATGCACGTGCAGTGTGGCGCGTAAGTTATTGTGAATCGGATTGTAATAAGATGCATTTTATCAGGACAAATCGCTACTAATGCTCCTCCATGATCTGTCTTATCTGGCTTAGTTAATTCATTTACATCTGGGCCTACACACTAGACAAATAAACCTGTACCCTGTCACTATAACCCCTcataaacatgtcctatatcaTATCGAAGCATGCACTAAATCCCCATCCCTAAAACAGTCCCTCTAACCCTCGCTGTCTTCTCTGCCAACCCTACAGCTTTGTGTGCTACCAGCACCCTGGCTACAGGGGCCAGCAGTACATCATGGAGTGCGAGAGACACAGTGGAGACTACCAGCACTGGAGGAACTGGGGCTCCCACTGTCAGACCCCCCAGATCCAGTCCATCAGGCGCATCCAGCACTGAGAGGAGAACAGGCTGAGACTGAGACAGCAGCTCCCCTCGACCTCTCTACCCATTaccctctcctctttcttcctgtctctcttcaaTCCTTTCCTTCCTCTTGACTTGAGCCGCAACAGCCGCCCCAGCACCACTACTGATTTACAGCCGCTGCCAGAGTGTGATAAGAGACAATATCGCACCGTTGAAGCACAGGGAAACACGcgctccaaacacacacacatacacacaaacacacacataactgACACTCATGCCGTGTCTTTTTATTTGGTTTAGAGGTCCCTACACACtcgaacacaaacacacacacacacacacctgcgcTGTACTCTCACCTGCGCTGGGCGATGAGTATGGAGCCAAAATAGAGGGGAGATGAAGCTCCAACATACCAGGATAAACCTCCCCGGCTGCACTCACCCTCCTTGGTGCAGCAGACTGCGCTGTGGTGCAGCTCAGATGTGTTAAGGTGTTGTGTGTAGGAGGTTGATCCACAGGTAGATAACAAATAAAGTCATTTTCAATTCATGCattcattgttttattatgtgcGATTTCATGGTGACTTctttacaaaaaatacaaatccaTGAATATAGCAGGGCCCTCTCTTTACAGTATATGAAACACACCACCTGCTGGTCTGAAAGGTAAagtttgtagtttttttctACAGCCACCTTTCAAGTTAGGGGTTTCATGGTACTTAGAACCACATCTGTCCAAGCCTGAAAATGTAGGAGAAGGAATTCATTTAATGGACTTACCTGAAAGGCATTGAGTATTTTCACTAACTGTTTGGTATGGTGGCCGAGGGTTGAAGGCATTGCAACTTAGGAAAAActtacagacaaaacaaacaaaaaagaaattaaatctTCTCTACAGGAGTAAATTGTCTaacacagttttctttttgacatAAAGAAAgtccaataaaacaaaactgaaacaaatataaaatataaataatatttacatatataaataataagttattatatatgtattattCAATATATTGACTTGTTGCGTTagtattttaatgaaattaagctATAACTGATCAATAATATTTACCATGCCGCTGTATGGGTTGGGCTTTAGTAATTGTTCTACGTATTGTGCATTTGTGTCTTGAGGTGAGGGAGAAAATGAAATCAACACCCCGATGATGGGCCTCCTGTTCGGCGACGTGCATGTGGAGTCACAGAATAAAGGCGGCGTGACACAGGAAGTAGAGAGGAGATTTTATTGTAGAAATCCAGAGTCCTTGACTCAAAAAGTGCCACGAGGAACACTGTCAAACATAACTTGACAGTAAAACAAGGAAGAGTTTTCCTGGAACATTTACAAACTGTGGCTGAACAGAGATTGACATTATCCATCATTTTTACAACTAATTCAGTCATAGTCATAgttacaacaaataaaacactcCTGATTCCTTTGACAGTACATAAACCTGATTTGTTTTGGGGTGAATCTCTTTATGAACTGTTCGGTTAGTGGTGTTTTCAACACTTGACAGTTAAAACAAACTTTGCTGAACTTATCTGCTTAACAATCACAAATTACTAAACTTAGTAGTaacaacatttacataaaaTCAACAAGTAAATATCTACAAAGTTGAACAATCCCAGTCACCTTTGACAGTTTGTCAATTGTCTGTCTACCGAACTCTAGAGCTGAAACTGAATAGCTGTAGTTAAACTACACAGTCCTGTTGTTCTGTTGCTAAATAAACTCGCCTACGTGTCTTTATGCATTATAACGcacatcttttcttttctgtctatCTAACATGTTGCTCACAGCTCTTACTTTCCTAAACATTGGTGGAATAggaatacaaaaatgtttgcgGCAACACACAGCATTCAAGATGAAACCACATTTCTAACTTCTAATTCTAACCCACAGCTAAATGAACTGTATTCACAAATGttttctgggaaatgtaggaaataACACAAACTGAAGAAGACGgggagaaaataaaatgacGACTCTGTCTCTTGGCACTAGATGGGACGTCGCAGATGTTAATGTAGGAGCATCTCAGTCTGATATTTTAAGTTAACAAGCTCACCTTTAGTCATGGCAGTGAAGAACGCTGACGAAGCGCAGTCAGTAATTTCtccaacaacatcaacatccTCGTCTTCTTCCCCTTCCTCACCTTCTGAACACTCTGTCCAGCTGATGGTCACCGGATCAGGGATGGGACCACAATCTTCAATCACATCGATGTCCTCTTCCCTGCTTCCTGGAGACCCCAGAAAGACCTCTTTAGCTGAATGTGAAGGAGGAGAAACGGAAGAGTTCCCTTCACTAAAATGTGACAGACTTTGTGCACAGTCTGCCTCTTTACAGTCGacttccacatctccatccacaTCGATTATCTCATCACCGCTGCTCTCCATCTCTTCATCCATCAAAGTTTCCTCAGTTTCTCTGAGTTTGATTTCACTCCACactgttttttctgtattttcttcttttagtgAACAGTCTCCTACATTTGTCAGCGAAACGGTCTCCACGTCAATTATGTCGTCTGTCTCAATGGTTGCTGGTTCGGAGACAAAGTCTGCAGCATCAGAGCTTGGTATGCATGTTTGCTCAAAGCAAACCCTCTTGGACACAGTGGCATTACcgcttgtctcctcctctgctcccctCTTCTCCCCCCCCCTCGTAGGTCCCTCTGCCTCCTCATGTGGCTGGACAGTCAGCTCTTCTTCATGTCTCTCTTCATTTTCCTCTAGTTGTTCAACCAAAGGCTGCGGCTGAATTTGTGGTGTTGAACTCTCACCATTAGATAAACTGAGAAGTTTTCCATTTTTCTTGGGCCTGCCTTGCCTGGGACCTGGAAGTGGCTCAGCACGACAGGGCATACTGTCctgtaaaacaaattaacattagattctacagacaaatacaacaacaagactACGAGTCTAGAGCCCTGCTAGCGGCTCTGCGTgcatcatgctaacatgctgatgttcagcaggtTTAATGtgcaccatgttcaccatcttaattttattatgctagcatgctaacatccaCTAactagcactaaacacaaagaagttcagatgaggctgatgggacgcatcatctggggaccatgaatgtctctACAAAGTTTCATGGCAGTCAATCCAATAGCTGTTGACATATTTAAGTCACTATAACCAACATTGCCATTCCTGAACAATAATGTATGAACAAGGCGCCTCTTTTATGAAAGCACAGACGTTTGGAAGACACATTCGACTACACAAAGTCTGTGACTGTGTAAAAAGGTCAGCGCTCACCATGATAATCGGTGCTTCTCTAATCCTACTCCTGATTGGGTAAGTCTTTAGGCTCCTTGATGAGACGGTCTCAGTCTTGTCAGACAGGCTGTCATGTGGGTGTTTGACTGATGATGAACTGGTCTTTGTTTCTGTAGGACTCTGGAAAATATATAgatacagacaaaaacatttgagattttctttcccattctgcagctgctgcaatAAAGGTAGTGGTGACAACAGACATCATCAGAAACGTTACTGGACAGTTGTTTGAAAAGTCACCTTAGCTTCCTGACAGCTGTGTCCCTGCAGTGTAACTTTGACTGGCAGCAGTTTCACCACAGGCATCTTCTGCAGCTGCTTGTCTCCTGGGTAATAAACGACTTTGGTCTTTGCGTCACGCGATGACAGTGGCTTCCtcaccctctttctctccattgtGAACCGATACTCATTTTTTGGTTTTCTTCGTCTTCGTCGTTTGGCTGGCGCTTTGGCTTCCCCCTGTGTTACCTCAGTATGTTTGAGGGGAACGGTACTGTGAGCAGAAGCCTGGCTCGGCTGCGAAGGTTTCTGTTGCAGTTCAGGTATTTGAGAGCTTGCGGTCTGGGTCTtggtttttctgtattttctcagGGCAGTGTAAGGCCGGCTAGCCTCTGTGCTGCTCTGACCACCTATCTCCACTTCTTCTCTGGAGCAGCTGTCAACGTGATGCTCAAAGGACTGAAGGAAGTGCTCCAGCATCTCATTCAGCTCTCCTTCTCCCTGCTGCTGCAGAACAGGCACCTCGGTGTTTGCAGAGCTGTAGCCGTCAGCTCCTCTTGATACAGAAACAACCTGTTGGCCATGTACTGTATTGCCTGTAATGCCAGAGGAAGCGTATGTTAAACTGCTGCTACTGGCTGGAACAGGAGGCTGAGAATGTGGAGGACCGTTGTTGTTGCTCTTTGGTAAAATGTCGAGGCCCATCATCACTTCCTCCAGTAGACGATCAAAGTGTATGGGCTGTTCCTCGTGAGGTGGGGGGGCTGGGGGAGGGATGGAGGTGGTGTGGAGCTGGGACGACGCTGGAGGTACGTAGGAGGCTGCAGGTGACAGCAGGCCCGGTGATGGAGAATGCTGGAGGCAGGGGCTGGAGGCTGATAAGCTATGACGGTTGTGGAATTGCATGGGAAGGGGAGAAAAGTAAACTGATGATGTTGGTTTGGCCCTCGCCCTCTGAGCCCTGCCAACAGGTGGACCATCCTGTTACCGGGGAGAAAAGTGTATTAACTACATTATACACTTAGTTTATAATCTGAGTCAATTCACAAGTCATTGAGCAGAGCTGTTATTCTCTGGGCTAAATGATTGGTCAGAGCTCTCCAGGTACAATTTCCTTAACCAGTCAGAGAGATGAGGTCCAATATCCTTTCTAACCAATTGATTAGCTCCAGAGACACCGACTTGTTAAAGGGGCCACTTCATATATCAGCTACTACTACATTGTTTTATCTTGTCTAACATTATCCTATCATTAAGCACTACTCTCTGGGTTTGTATGGAATAAATACTGTCCCAAATGAATTGTAGTTGTGTGGAAAAGTTTTGTACTCATGAAACTGTTTTGTAGCTGTGTggaaatgtttgaatgtgtatCTGAATATCAGAAAAACCCAAAGTTTACAGGTACGGATCCATTCTACAGGTACAAAACAAACCTAGAGTTAAAAGTACTTTTGTCCCACATTTGACACATTCTACTGAATAACCTATGAGGATGCTCTGGTTAATATGTTATTTGACTATCCAATCAGGAATATGAGTTCACCATCCAATCACGGATTCTGGGGGGCGGGCCTATAAAACATGGATGCTTCAAGTGATAAGTTGGCAGTTCTTAGTTTACctgggccccgtttcagaaagtgggattagtgaaaattctgagtatgttaagcctAAGATGAGGAAACtcttctgtttcagagagcgagatcaaataaaccctagatcagtaactccggcaactgatgctgtgaacctaacctcttcgggaggaggttaggttcacaggataagttgtttctctctgactcttcCCTTCCTGCAGAgcctgaggcagctgtctgacacaaagtttcatttcctcattcattctgtcaatatcaaagcacatatctgaacgcatttacatctttaaaaactttaaaatcccagttggataggctattagtttttcatccaaacatgatcttgaacatgactgcttttatgatcaatctgtcatcgatgtgtGGACAGAGAGTCATCTCCGCACATCGTGGATTTAttctcagcacagaataaaatctatgtccGTCTTTAGGTATAACACTgtgacagttgcactgaaaacacttaggCTACTGTgagctacattactgcagtaatcactgtttaaactaatctgtaacctagaaaactgatcaatgaacagtaagtcgcactgattggaacatgcagctgaaacaaacaggcctaaataaggtttaaaagtgagtttttcattattacctgctgaaagtctgaatgtgttttgacagcattaataaaatacaaaatgagcaagattttattaatgtaaaatagacgtctggaattttacagtttgaacaaatagacacattttccactgcaaaaaagaATTAATAGGTTAACCTGCTGGatgtgactgtgactttacaattaCAGGTTCatgagtaaactgtgtcttatatATAATATACCTATACCTATTTTAATAATCAGGTAGCcgattgccaccggcattttgTCCCCTCGGgttacagcttaataaatataactttcctattt
This portion of the Micropterus dolomieu isolate WLL.071019.BEF.003 ecotype Adirondacks linkage group LG19, ASM2129224v1, whole genome shotgun sequence genome encodes:
- the cryba1l1 gene encoding crystallin, beta A1, like 1, whose amino-acid sequence is MYRTTRSPMMQPLVNSGMGMAPFFKVTVFEQEHFQGKCLEFTSECCNIQECGLDNIRSIRVESGAWVGFEHHDFQGQQFILERGEYPHWDAYSGSLSYHVERFMSLRPIYCASHQSSRMIIFEKENFMGRSVEICDDYPSLQAMGWMMPEVGSMHVQCGAFVCYQHPGYRGQQYIMECERHSGDYQHWRNWGSHCQTPQIQSIRRIQH
- the LOC123957153 gene encoding uncharacterized protein LOC123957153, which produces MWCYQKPGFEALLLAELQRQQQCSQFCDIVLKTEGVSVPAHSCILSAISPRISSALSSTTLPPAGQSHLLEFRALGACTLLHLVRLLYSGEMTGEGEKEKQEAFSAAAKLGIHGLVEVTKREEGEGQCAEVGVQTEPLRPEENEGRRDRWRREVRDGSTFLWKETLSGGEKDTWTQTEELQVNTASPSHPAASFETIDIAALQSLGQTDPHLLPISLIYPPDENQTRQLSTAPVWQESTAAGHTSVAVLPSSSQATLSGAGPQGAARDIVEEWEDERFEQFQGDIPGYISYFLNSDKEEGSLRGRARRRRGAGVGGARRVGTGERRASRPQGKGGGRRRGGLMQTVDVQEVGVSKLQKLFLQRSGMRVPRAGQGGGAVGRKLYLKTRELLEPAKKRIRNRRRGKVWEFSQNGDMLPYREGGEGSTQRGRRKTTQKFNQDGPPVGRAQRARAKPTSSVYFSPLPMQFHNRHSLSASSPCLQHSPSPGLLSPAASYVPPASSQLHTTSIPPPAPPPHEEQPIHFDRLLEEVMMGLDILPKSNNNGPPHSQPPVPASSSSLTYASSGITGNTVHGQQVVSVSRGADGYSSANTEVPVLQQQGEGELNEMLEHFLQSFEHHVDSCSREEVEIGGQSSTEASRPYTALRKYRKTKTQTASSQIPELQQKPSQPSQASAHSTVPLKHTEVTQGEAKAPAKRRRRRKPKNEYRFTMERKRVRKPLSSRDAKTKVVYYPGDKQLQKMPVVKLLPVKVTLQGHSCQEAKSPTETKTSSSSVKHPHDSLSDKTETVSSRSLKTYPIRSRIREAPIIMDSMPCRAEPLPGPRQGRPKKNGKLLSLSNGESSTPQIQPQPLVEQLEENEERHEEELTVQPHEEAEGPTRGGEKRGAEEETSGNATVSKRVCFEQTCIPSSDAADFVSEPATIETDDIIDVETVSLTNVGDCSLKEENTEKTVWSEIKLRETEETLMDEEMESSGDEIIDVDGDVEVDCKEADCAQSLSHFSEGNSSVSPPSHSAKEVFLGSPGSREEDIDVIEDCGPIPDPVTISWTECSEGEEGEEDEDVDVVGEITDCASSAFFTAMTKGELVNLKYQTEMLLH